In the Piscinibacter sp. XHJ-5 genome, one interval contains:
- the rlmB gene encoding 23S rRNA (guanosine(2251)-2'-O)-methyltransferase RlmB, with protein sequence MANKILFGFHAVTVRLKTAPRSIVEIHVDASRRDQRMRQFAERAREAGAKLVDSDDERLSKMCGTHRHQGVVARVEPLATSHSLDDTLDAVEGDPLLLVLDGITDPHNLGACLRVADGAGAHAVIAPKDHAVGINATVAKVASGAAETVPYFMVTNLARTLNELKERQIRIVGTSDDAQKSLYELDLTGPLALVLGAEGSGMRQLTGRTCDERVRLPMKGAVESLNVSVASGICLYEAMRQRER encoded by the coding sequence ATGGCAAACAAGATTCTGTTCGGCTTCCATGCCGTCACCGTACGGCTGAAGACGGCGCCGCGTTCCATCGTCGAGATCCATGTCGATGCGAGCCGGCGTGACCAGCGCATGCGCCAGTTCGCCGAGCGGGCGCGGGAAGCGGGCGCCAAGCTGGTCGACAGCGACGACGAGCGCCTGTCGAAGATGTGCGGCACGCACCGTCACCAGGGCGTCGTCGCACGGGTCGAGCCGCTCGCGACCAGTCATTCGCTCGACGACACGCTCGATGCTGTGGAAGGCGATCCGCTGCTGCTGGTGCTCGACGGGATCACCGACCCGCACAACCTGGGCGCCTGCCTGCGCGTCGCCGACGGTGCGGGCGCGCATGCGGTGATCGCGCCGAAGGACCATGCGGTGGGCATCAACGCCACCGTGGCCAAGGTGGCGAGCGGCGCTGCCGAGACCGTGCCGTACTTCATGGTGACCAATCTCGCGCGCACCCTCAACGAGCTGAAGGAGCGCCAGATCCGCATCGTCGGCACTTCCGACGATGCCCAGAAGTCGCTCTACGAGCTCGACCTCACCGGGCCGCTGGCGCTGGTGCTCGGGGCCGAAGGCAGCGGCATGCGCCAGCTCACCGGCCGCACTTGCGATGAGCGGGTGCGCCTGCCGATGAAGGGCGCGGTCGAGAGCCTCAACGTGTCGGTCGCCTCCGGCATCTGCCTCTACGAAGCGATGCGCCAGCGGGAACGCTGA
- a CDS encoding NAD-dependent protein deacylase gives MHEASLQSVRERLQAAASVCVLTGAGMSAESGIPTFRDALAGLWSRFDPAALASEEGFRADPQLVWDWYAQRRDAVHRAEPNAGHRALAAFVAARAGGVTVITQNVDDLHQRAGCRDTIRLHGDILQDRWLEACPRTVACHARSAVPGRPPRCADCGNLVRPGVVWFGEMLPVHAIDAAEAAARRCEVMLVVGTSGAVWPAAGLAGSARAAGAFVVIVNPHASEIDAQAHAVLRSTAAVALPALLGTPTR, from the coding sequence ATGCACGAGGCGTCGCTGCAGTCGGTTCGCGAGCGACTGCAGGCCGCCGCCTCGGTGTGCGTCCTGACCGGTGCGGGCATGTCGGCAGAGAGCGGCATCCCCACCTTTCGCGATGCGCTGGCCGGCCTGTGGTCGCGCTTCGACCCGGCGGCGCTGGCCAGCGAAGAGGGTTTCCGCGCCGACCCGCAGCTCGTCTGGGACTGGTATGCGCAGCGCCGCGACGCGGTGCACCGCGCCGAGCCGAATGCCGGACATCGCGCGCTTGCCGCCTTCGTTGCGGCGCGTGCCGGCGGCGTGACGGTGATCACGCAGAACGTCGACGACCTGCACCAGCGCGCCGGCTGCCGCGACACGATCCGCCTGCACGGGGACATCCTCCAGGATCGCTGGTTGGAGGCGTGCCCGCGCACGGTGGCCTGCCACGCGCGCTCGGCCGTGCCTGGCCGGCCCCCGCGGTGCGCCGACTGCGGCAACCTCGTGCGTCCCGGCGTCGTGTGGTTCGGCGAAATGCTTCCGGTGCACGCCATCGATGCGGCCGAGGCCGCGGCGCGCCGCTGCGAGGTGATGCTGGTGGTCGGAACGTCGGGTGCCGTCTGGCCGGCCGCCGGGTTGGCCGGCAGTGCCCGCGCGGCCGGCGCCTTCGTCGTCATCGTCAATCCGCACGCCAGCGAGATCGACGCGCAGGCGCATGCGGTTCTTCGCTCCACCGCCGCCGTCGCGCTGCCCGCGCTGCTCGGCACACCAACGCGGTGA
- the upp gene encoding uracil phosphoribosyltransferase has product MPVIDVTHPLVKHKVGLLREHDISTKKFRELTHELARLLAYEATADFPLEKTTIECWSGPTEIDRISGRKVTIVPILRAGLGMLDGVLDMIPNAKISVVGLSRNHETLKPENYFEKFVGHLDERTALIVDPMLATAGSMIATIDLLKSRGCTDIRALVLVAAPEGVAALQQAHPDVRCWTAAIDSHLNEVGYIIPGLGDAGDKIFGTK; this is encoded by the coding sequence ATGCCGGTCATCGACGTCACGCACCCGCTGGTCAAGCACAAGGTCGGGCTGCTGCGCGAGCACGACATCTCGACCAAGAAGTTCCGGGAGCTGACCCACGAGCTCGCTCGGCTGCTCGCCTACGAAGCCACCGCCGACTTCCCGCTCGAGAAGACGACGATCGAGTGCTGGAGCGGCCCCACCGAGATCGACCGGATCAGCGGCCGCAAGGTGACCATCGTGCCCATCCTGCGCGCGGGCTTGGGCATGCTCGACGGCGTGCTCGACATGATTCCCAACGCCAAGATCAGCGTGGTCGGCCTGAGCCGCAACCACGAGACGCTGAAGCCCGAGAACTATTTCGAGAAGTTCGTGGGGCACCTCGACGAACGCACCGCGCTCATCGTCGACCCGATGCTCGCCACCGCCGGTTCCATGATCGCCACCATCGATCTGCTGAAGAGCCGCGGCTGCACGGACATCCGCGCGCTGGTGCTGGTCGCCGCGCCCGAGGGCGTTGCCGCGCTGCAGCAAGCCCATCCGGACGTGCGCTGCTGGACGGCCGCCATCGACAGCCACCTCAACGAGGTCGGCTACATCATCCCCGGCCTCGGAGATGCGGGCGACAAGATCTTTGGAACCAAGTGA